In one window of Bacteroidales bacterium DNA:
- a CDS encoding DUF5106 domain-containing protein, with amino-acid sequence MNTNIRNFLLLAFFIPSLLFAEKPKYDIKIKFANLKDTTCLLGNYYGESPHISVVDTAKIDSKGLCEFKGNKELLGGIYVVIIPSKKYFELIINTEKFFSLETDTSDFIGTMKIKDSKENQLFYDYQKYINIQQKKVAPLRESLTKLKDNKDSSKILKDNINAIDKDVQNYKLNYIKQHSETFLAKVFKTSMEPELPEAPILPNGKKDSLYVFKYYKKHFFDNVDFSDDRLLRTPVFHSKINQYITTLTVQHPDSINKECDSLIEKARVNKEVFKYLVWYFTNWSETSKIMGFDAIFVHMVEKYYMTNQAYWVTETNLEKINNRAKVLKNLLLGVKIPNITVQDTSGVYHTLYNIKAKYTVLYFWDPTCGHCQKETPKLKALYDSLKIKGFDVFAFCTDPNINEWKKYIIDNKLEWLNVMDIQNITGFHATYDIISTPVIYLLDENKKILAKRLNVEQLKEFMERQFKIDEKK; translated from the coding sequence ATGAATACTAATATCAGGAACTTTTTACTATTAGCTTTTTTTATTCCTTCCCTACTCTTTGCGGAAAAACCAAAATACGATATTAAAATAAAGTTTGCAAATTTGAAAGACACAACTTGCCTCCTGGGAAATTATTATGGCGAATCACCTCATATAAGTGTTGTAGATACAGCAAAAATTGACTCGAAAGGGCTTTGTGAATTTAAAGGGAATAAAGAACTTTTAGGCGGAATCTACGTTGTAATAATCCCTTCAAAAAAATATTTCGAACTTATAATAAATACAGAAAAATTTTTCTCATTAGAAACCGACACTTCTGATTTTATAGGTACCATGAAAATAAAAGACTCTAAGGAGAACCAGCTTTTTTATGACTATCAAAAATACATCAATATCCAACAAAAAAAGGTTGCACCGCTACGTGAAAGTTTAACCAAATTAAAAGACAATAAAGATTCTTCTAAAATTTTAAAAGACAATATCAATGCGATTGACAAAGATGTACAAAATTATAAACTCAACTATATAAAGCAACATTCCGAAACCTTTCTTGCAAAAGTATTCAAAACATCTATGGAACCCGAACTTCCTGAAGCCCCAATTCTTCCAAATGGCAAAAAAGATTCGTTATATGTTTTTAAATATTATAAAAAACATTTTTTTGACAATGTTGATTTTTCTGATGACAGACTCCTGAGAACACCCGTATTTCACAGTAAAATAAACCAATACATAACAACCCTTACTGTTCAGCATCCTGATTCAATAAATAAAGAATGTGACTCGTTAATTGAAAAAGCACGTGTTAACAAAGAAGTATTTAAATATTTGGTATGGTATTTCACTAACTGGTCAGAAACATCTAAAATTATGGGATTCGATGCAATATTCGTGCATATGGTGGAAAAATATTATATGACAAACCAGGCTTATTGGGTAACCGAAACCAATCTTGAAAAAATTAACAACCGCGCGAAAGTTTTAAAGAATTTGCTATTAGGAGTGAAAATTCCTAATATCACTGTTCAGGATACAAGTGGTGTATATCATACACTCTATAATATTAAGGCAAAATATACCGTGCTCTATTTTTGGGATCCCACCTGTGGCCACTGCCAAAAAGAAACACCAAAATTAAAAGCTTTATACGATAGTCTTAAAATAAAAGGGTTTGATGTATTTGCCTTTTGCACCGATCCTAATATTAACGAGTGGAAAAAATATATAATCGACAATAAACTGGAATGGTTAAATGTGATGGACATACAAAATATTACCGGCTTTCATGCAACCTATGATATTATTAGCACTCCGGTAATTTATCTACTCGATGAAAATAAAAAGATTCTTGCAAAAAGATTGAATGTAGAGCAGTTAAAGGAATTCATGGAAAGACAATTTAAAATTGACGAGAAAAAATAA
- a CDS encoding UpxY family transcription antiterminator, protein MNTENNQNWYVLTTRSRHEKKCEQLLIKQGFEVFLPLQKVMRKWSDRKKIVEIPLFSGYIFIRYDESKRFQVLNTPGIVRFLRYNNADATISDTQVKAIDIAIKEIPDKLYVIEQNFSEGEEICIKSGPFKGFYGKVINYNNNRKIMISIDSIGKSLLIETSKTLIEKIEK, encoded by the coding sequence ATGAATACTGAAAACAATCAAAACTGGTATGTTTTAACTACACGCTCCCGTCATGAAAAAAAGTGTGAACAACTTTTAATCAAACAAGGTTTTGAAGTATTTCTTCCACTTCAAAAAGTAATGCGTAAATGGAGCGACAGAAAAAAAATTGTTGAAATTCCTTTATTTTCCGGATACATATTTATTCGTTATGATGAATCAAAACGGTTTCAGGTTTTAAATACTCCCGGTATTGTACGTTTCTTAAGATATAACAATGCTGACGCAACTATTTCCGATACACAGGTTAAAGCAATAGACATCGCTATTAAAGAAATTCCGGACAAACTATATGTAATTGAACAAAACTTTTCTGAAGGTGAAGAAATATGTATAAAATCAGGACCATTTAAAGGATTCTATGGAAAAGTAATTAATTACAACAACAATCGTAAAATAATGATCTCCATTGATTCTATTGGAAAAAGCCTCTTAATTGAAACGAGCAAAACACTTATTGAAAAAATTGAAAAATAA